One Paenibacillus riograndensis SBR5 DNA segment encodes these proteins:
- the rsmH gene encoding 16S rRNA (cytosine(1402)-N(4))-methyltransferase RsmH: MFHHITVLKEEATEGLHIKKDGIYVDCTLGGAGHSSLIAGRLSGEGRLICLDQDDWALENARERLAEYGEKVVLVKTNFRDLEQVLKDLPFVPQKDGIPQVDGILYDLGVSSPQFDEGERGFSYNHDAPLDMRMDQSAQLTAAEIVNTWPEQEIARVLFQYGEEKFSRRIARKIVERREEHPVESTGELAELIKEGIPAAARRTGGHPAKRSFQGLRIAVNDELGAFEEGLHAAVRCLAPGGRVSVITFHSLEDRICKQIFSSYLSRCTCPPDFPFCVCGAEGTLKLINRKPLVPSEEELELNPRARSAKLRIAEKL, encoded by the coding sequence TTGTTTCACCACATCACGGTGCTTAAGGAAGAAGCGACAGAAGGGCTGCACATCAAGAAGGATGGCATTTACGTGGACTGCACGCTCGGCGGAGCCGGACACAGCTCCCTGATTGCCGGGAGGCTCAGCGGCGAAGGCCGGCTGATCTGTCTGGATCAGGATGACTGGGCGCTGGAGAATGCAAGGGAGCGGCTGGCCGAATACGGGGAGAAGGTGGTTTTGGTCAAAACCAACTTCCGCGATCTGGAGCAAGTGCTGAAGGACCTCCCTTTTGTTCCGCAAAAGGACGGTATTCCCCAAGTAGATGGCATTCTGTACGATCTTGGTGTATCCTCGCCCCAGTTTGACGAAGGGGAACGGGGATTCAGCTATAATCATGATGCTCCGCTGGACATGCGGATGGATCAGTCGGCACAGCTGACCGCAGCCGAAATTGTGAATACCTGGCCTGAACAGGAGATTGCCCGTGTGCTTTTCCAGTATGGAGAAGAGAAGTTCTCACGGCGGATTGCCCGCAAGATTGTAGAGCGGAGAGAAGAACACCCTGTGGAGAGCACAGGAGAATTGGCGGAGCTGATTAAGGAAGGCATTCCCGCAGCTGCGCGCAGAACGGGAGGACATCCTGCCAAACGGAGCTTTCAAGGTCTGCGGATTGCGGTGAACGATGAGCTTGGTGCTTTTGAGGAAGGGCTTCATGCAGCGGTGCGCTGCCTGGCACCCGGAGGAAGAGTATCGGTCATCACCTTTCACTCGCTGGAGGACCGGATCTGCAAGCAGATTTTCAGCAGCTATTTAAGCAGATGCACGTGTCCGCCTGATTTTCCGTTTTGTGTATGCGGTGCGGAAGGCACCTTGAAGCTGATTAACCGCAAGCCGCTTGTGCCTTCAGAGGAAGAGCTGGAGCTGAACCCGCGCGCCCGTTCGGCGAAGCTGCGGATTGCAGAGAAATTGTAA
- a CDS encoding penicillin-binding transpeptidase domain-containing protein, whose product MLKRIKLRTLFIGGCITLFFLVLVARVFWVQVLNGEYWQEKAAAQWAHSATIKAVRGEIEDRNGNVLASDVPAYTVVVNPEVIAEQGIGQEVIDGLHALLGKPVDELKKLVEAKDEKSGKYLKNREIRNEGWKINKELKDKVVAFYEELGKKHDIRETGVGVVTEQKRYYPKDTLAAHILGYTDRDGKAIMGLEKYFDKQLKGTDGKLSYQSDGKGIKLPNSQDTYQPVVNGSNFKLTIDSTIQHYIEAAMQKAYDKYRPKSISVIAADPNTMEILGLANMPTFNPNKFWDPNQDAAGFYNHAIKSRYEPGSTFKIVTLAGAVEEKLFDPNAKFQSGSIRIKGYSKALHDINRVGWGTISFLEGVKRSSNVAFVKLGYEMLGQERLLQYINDFGFNEKTGIDLPGETIGIVNPDPSIAAENATLAYGHGKVLVTPIQQLTAVAAIANGGKLMVPHVVKEITDPNTGKKTVTQPEVVRQVISKESARETGSYLEQVVADQVKGTGRHAYIEGYRVAGKTGTAIKVRGTDYDRNKVLSSFIGYAPVNDPKIAVIVIIDEPKGEDGGNGGGAVAAPVFQEIVSQALPYMGVPKASTETADSTSKTVKAPAPAQRSAPDLTGKTMQAARQLLIDQGFDFEAVGEGTTVVSQYPEKGTPLASGQRIYLLSQQGDKPVIPDLKGQSLRDALEVLSLLKVGIAVEGEGYVSEQAQGLKNGKTLVTLKLNPVNEYGENIPVPAVEEEKPEE is encoded by the coding sequence ATGTTAAAAAGAATAAAACTTCGCACGCTGTTTATAGGAGGGTGTATTACCCTCTTTTTTCTTGTTTTAGTCGCCCGGGTGTTTTGGGTGCAGGTGCTGAATGGCGAGTACTGGCAGGAGAAGGCCGCCGCGCAATGGGCCCATTCTGCGACGATCAAGGCGGTACGCGGTGAGATTGAGGACCGCAATGGCAATGTTCTGGCCAGTGATGTCCCGGCGTATACCGTTGTCGTTAACCCTGAGGTCATTGCAGAACAGGGGATCGGGCAGGAAGTGATCGATGGACTGCATGCGCTGCTGGGCAAGCCGGTGGACGAGCTTAAGAAATTAGTTGAAGCCAAGGATGAGAAGAGCGGCAAATATCTCAAAAACCGCGAGATCCGCAATGAAGGCTGGAAGATTAACAAGGAGCTTAAGGATAAGGTAGTTGCTTTCTATGAGGAATTGGGCAAGAAACATGATATCCGGGAGACCGGGGTCGGTGTCGTCACAGAGCAGAAGCGCTACTATCCCAAAGATACGCTAGCCGCACATATCCTTGGTTATACAGACAGAGACGGCAAGGCGATCATGGGGCTGGAGAAATATTTTGACAAGCAGCTCAAAGGTACCGACGGCAAGTTGTCCTATCAAAGTGACGGCAAGGGGATCAAGCTCCCCAACTCCCAGGATACCTACCAGCCTGTGGTGAACGGGAGCAATTTCAAGCTGACGATAGACAGCACGATTCAACACTATATTGAAGCAGCGATGCAAAAGGCCTACGACAAATACAGGCCCAAGAGTATTAGTGTCATTGCCGCCGATCCCAATACGATGGAAATTCTCGGCTTGGCGAATATGCCTACCTTTAACCCGAATAAATTCTGGGACCCTAATCAGGATGCTGCAGGTTTTTATAACCATGCGATCAAATCCAGATACGAGCCGGGTTCAACCTTTAAGATTGTTACACTGGCTGGAGCCGTGGAGGAGAAGCTTTTCGACCCCAATGCCAAGTTCCAATCCGGTTCAATTCGCATCAAAGGCTACAGTAAAGCACTCCATGATATCAACAGAGTGGGCTGGGGGACTATTTCGTTTCTTGAAGGGGTAAAACGCTCCAGTAACGTAGCCTTCGTTAAGCTTGGTTATGAGATGCTCGGTCAGGAAAGACTGCTGCAGTATATTAATGATTTCGGCTTCAATGAAAAAACCGGGATCGACCTGCCGGGTGAAACAATCGGTATCGTCAACCCGGATCCTAGCATTGCAGCGGAAAATGCCACACTTGCTTACGGACACGGCAAGGTGTTGGTTACACCGATTCAGCAGCTGACGGCTGTGGCAGCCATCGCCAACGGCGGCAAGCTGATGGTTCCGCATGTTGTCAAGGAGATTACTGACCCTAATACCGGGAAGAAAACTGTTACCCAGCCTGAAGTGGTGCGCCAGGTCATTTCGAAGGAAAGCGCCCGGGAAACAGGGAGCTACCTGGAACAGGTGGTTGCAGACCAAGTCAAAGGAACCGGCCGCCATGCCTACATTGAAGGCTATCGTGTAGCGGGTAAGACCGGTACAGCGATTAAGGTCAGAGGTACGGATTATGACCGGAACAAGGTGCTGTCTTCCTTCATCGGCTATGCGCCGGTAAATGATCCGAAGATTGCGGTGATCGTTATTATTGACGAGCCGAAGGGCGAGGATGGCGGTAATGGCGGGGGTGCGGTTGCTGCTCCGGTATTCCAGGAAATCGTGTCCCAGGCGCTGCCTTATATGGGAGTGCCCAAGGCGAGTACGGAGACTGCGGACAGCACTTCCAAAACGGTTAAGGCTCCCGCTCCCGCCCAACGCTCCGCACCGGATCTGACCGGCAAAACGATGCAGGCGGCCAGACAACTGCTGATTGATCAGGGCTTTGATTTTGAAGCGGTGGGCGAGGGTACAACCGTTGTCAGTCAATATCCTGAAAAGGGGACGCCACTGGCATCAGGACAGCGCATTTATCTGCTGAGCCAGCAGGGGGATAAGCCCGTGATCCCGGATTTGAAAGGGCAGTCGCTGCGGGACGCCCTGGAAGTTCTCAGTCTGCTCAAAGTGGGGATTGCCGTAGAGGGCGAAGGTTATGTGTCTGAGCAAGCCCAAGGACTCAAGAATGGCAAGACCCTGGTTACACTCAAGCTCAATCCTGTAAATGAATACGGCGAGAACATTCCTGTTCCTGCTGTGGAGGAAGAAAAGCCGGAAGAATAG
- a CDS encoding stage V sporulation protein D, with product MKVSKVVTRRRMLWTLLGLAVLFGSLAVRLAYVQLSEGEKLSAKAESQWRRNIPFTAKRGEILDREGTALAYNISSPTVYAVPVQVKEKEKTAQTLAPLLGMSEMKLITLLSKSQSSVKLQPGGRKITMELAASIRDLQLPGIVVAEDNKRFYPYGDLAAHILGFTGIDNQGITGVESIYDKLLQGSAGDISYLSDAGGRLMPGSSEKYSAPQDGLNLQLTIDKQIQSIMERELDQAMVKYQAQGSWAIAMNPKNGEILAMASRPGYEPGAYKDYDAGVYNRNLPIWMTYEPGSTFKIITLAAALQEGKVDLQNDHFFDPGYIEVGGAKLRCWKKGGHGSQTFLQVVENSCNPGFVALGQRLGKDSLFKYIRDFGFGAKTGIDLNGEAKGILFKPAQVGPVELATTAFGQGVSVTPIQQIAAVSAAINGGKLYTPHVAKAWIHPDTGETVSEVKPEMVRQVISEETSKKVRAALESVVAKGTGRPAFIDGYRVGGKTGTAQKVINGRYSPTEHIVSFIGFAPADDPQIVVYTAVDNPKGIQFGGVVAAPIVQNILEDSLHYLKVPERKDQLPKTYKYGETPIVTVPDLTGATVQDIYEDLNMNFTLARSGTGNTVINQAPKAGARVERGSTIRIYMGAENGK from the coding sequence ATGAAGGTTTCAAAAGTCGTCACTCGCCGGAGAATGCTGTGGACGCTGCTGGGACTGGCCGTGTTGTTCGGCTCTCTGGCCGTGCGGCTGGCCTATGTGCAGCTGTCGGAAGGCGAAAAACTGAGTGCCAAGGCGGAAAGCCAGTGGCGCCGCAATATTCCCTTTACCGCCAAACGCGGTGAAATATTGGACCGGGAAGGGACTGCGCTCGCTTATAATATCAGCTCCCCGACGGTTTATGCAGTTCCCGTACAAGTGAAGGAAAAGGAAAAGACAGCACAGACTCTGGCTCCATTGCTCGGCATGAGCGAGATGAAGCTGATAACTTTGCTGTCCAAAAGTCAGTCATCGGTGAAGCTACAGCCCGGGGGCCGCAAAATTACGATGGAGCTGGCCGCGAGCATCCGTGATTTGCAGCTGCCGGGCATCGTTGTGGCTGAGGATAACAAGCGGTTTTATCCCTACGGCGATCTGGCGGCCCATATTCTTGGCTTTACCGGTATCGACAATCAGGGCATTACCGGGGTAGAGAGCATATATGACAAGCTGCTGCAAGGCAGCGCCGGCGATATCTCGTATCTGTCTGATGCCGGGGGCAGGCTGATGCCGGGTTCTTCGGAAAAGTATTCAGCTCCCCAGGACGGCCTTAATCTGCAGCTGACGATAGACAAGCAGATTCAGTCCATTATGGAACGCGAGCTGGATCAGGCGATGGTGAAATATCAGGCTCAGGGCAGCTGGGCGATTGCGATGAACCCTAAGAATGGCGAGATTCTGGCGATGGCCAGCAGACCGGGGTATGAACCTGGGGCTTACAAGGATTATGACGCCGGGGTCTATAACCGCAACCTGCCGATCTGGATGACTTACGAACCGGGGTCCACCTTCAAGATTATTACTTTGGCCGCCGCGCTCCAGGAGGGCAAGGTGGATTTGCAGAATGATCACTTTTTTGATCCCGGCTATATTGAGGTTGGCGGAGCCAAGCTGCGCTGCTGGAAAAAAGGCGGGCATGGCAGCCAGACCTTCCTGCAAGTGGTGGAGAACTCCTGCAATCCGGGTTTTGTGGCGCTGGGACAGCGGCTGGGCAAAGATAGCTTGTTCAAATATATCCGTGATTTCGGCTTTGGCGCCAAGACCGGCATTGATCTGAACGGGGAGGCAAAGGGAATCCTGTTCAAGCCTGCACAGGTGGGACCGGTTGAGCTGGCGACTACTGCATTTGGGCAAGGGGTATCTGTTACGCCGATTCAGCAGATAGCTGCGGTTTCGGCGGCCATTAACGGGGGGAAGCTCTACACGCCGCATGTCGCCAAGGCCTGGATCCATCCGGATACCGGAGAGACTGTATCGGAGGTGAAGCCGGAGATGGTGCGCCAGGTCATCTCGGAGGAAACCTCGAAGAAGGTGCGTGCTGCCCTTGAGAGCGTGGTTGCCAAAGGCACAGGCCGGCCGGCTTTTATTGACGGCTACCGTGTGGGAGGCAAGACAGGGACGGCACAAAAAGTAATTAACGGCCGGTATTCTCCTACCGAACATATTGTATCGTTTATCGGCTTTGCACCGGCGGATGATCCGCAGATCGTAGTGTATACTGCAGTGGATAATCCGAAGGGCATTCAGTTCGGTGGCGTTGTGGCAGCTCCAATCGTCCAAAATATCCTGGAGGACTCCCTGCATTACCTGAAGGTCCCGGAACGTAAAGACCAGCTCCCCAAAACCTATAAATACGGTGAAACTCCCATTGTGACAGTTCCCGATCTTACAGGGGCCACAGTCCAGGACATTTACGAGGATCTGAATATGAACTTTACACTGGCACGATCCGGAACAGGCAATACAGTAATCAACCAGGCGCCAAAAGCGGGTGCCAGAGTCGAACGCGGTTCGACCATCCGGATTTATATGGGTGCCGAGAATGGGAAATAA
- the mraZ gene encoding division/cell wall cluster transcriptional repressor MraZ, giving the protein MFMGEYQHSIDDKGRIIIPAKFRDMLGTSFVATRGLDTCLFVYPMEEWGIMEQKLKSLSLMKSDARAFSRFFFSGATECVWDKQGRVNLPGNLRQYAKLDKDCVILGVSNRVEIWNKELWEQYFEQSEETFNEIAEKLVDFNFDL; this is encoded by the coding sequence ATGTTTATGGGGGAATACCAGCATAGCATTGATGACAAAGGCCGTATCATTATCCCGGCCAAGTTCCGTGACATGCTCGGAACCTCCTTCGTAGCGACCCGCGGCCTCGACACTTGTCTTTTTGTTTATCCCATGGAAGAATGGGGAATCATGGAGCAAAAGCTCAAAAGCCTTTCACTGATGAAATCGGATGCCCGTGCCTTCAGCCGCTTTTTTTTCTCGGGAGCGACCGAATGTGTATGGGACAAGCAAGGCAGGGTCAATCTGCCGGGGAATTTGCGGCAATATGCCAAGCTGGACAAGGACTGTGTAATTCTGGGCGTTTCGAACCGGGTGGAGATCTGGAACAAGGAGCTATGGGAACAGTACTTCGAACAGTCAGAGGAAACATTCAACGAGATTGCCGAGAAATTGGTGGATTTCAACTTCGATCTATAA